One window of Drosophila busckii strain San Diego stock center, stock number 13000-0081.31 chromosome 3L, ASM1175060v1, whole genome shotgun sequence genomic DNA carries:
- the LOC108599255 gene encoding probable 28S ribosomal protein S6, mitochondrial, giving the protein MPSYELALVLRQLPRPELIGVIRRTAEAIFDKGGIIRKFENLGTRALPHKVSEHGVVHREATHFTIAFDTAPTKIADLKEEFGRDIDIIRRHIFKVEDPVEHKCTLHEEMLPPAYRKDVQEIIEIAKRKQKPKYNYNSGLDYYPFQK; this is encoded by the exons ATGCCTTCGTATGAGCTTGCTTTAGTGCTGCGGCAGTTGCCACGG CCGGAATTAATTGGTGTCATTCGCCGCACAGCTGAAGCTATATTTGATAAAGGCGGCATTATAAGGAAATTTGAGAATCTTGGAACTCGGGCCTTACCCCACAAAGTGAGCGAGCATGGAGTTGTGCACCGGGAGGCGACTCACTTTACAATTGCGTTCGACACGGCGCCGACTAAGATTGCTGACCTAAAGGAGGAGTTTGGTCGAGACATCGATATTATACGCAGGCATATATTTAAGGTAGAAGACCCTGTGGAGCACAAGTGTACGCTGCACGAGGAGATGTTGCCACCTGCGTATCGCAAGGACGTTCAAGAAATCATTGAGATagccaaaagaaaacaaaagccaaaatacaACTACAATTCGGGCCTCGATTACTATCCCTTCCAAAAGtag
- the LOC108598990 gene encoding retinol-binding protein pinta → MPPQIREISPELQEHAVKYLNEVPERIEADLEALKTWIVQQPHLNPRTDDQFLIAFLRGCKYSLEKAKSKIDTFYMLRTKYPEMFNPTDVDNGKLREILRLGPIVYLPKLYNGARLGIFRLGPVPADKYAIHEVMQVGQVMQEITLLEDDYAIINGIILIMDMKGATAGHLFQMTPGLAKKMTTYNEEALPIRPKAQHFVNTIPGFETIFNMIKPMMSKKQQERLFIHGKMESLIEQIPLEYLPKEYGGENGSIEESVAEWEKKFDSYREYIKANANYGTDESLRPGKAIDFDSLYGTEGSFRKLNVD, encoded by the exons ATGCCACCCCAAATACGTGAAATCTCGCCAGAATTACAAGAACATGCGGTAAAGTACTTGAACGAGGTTCCAGAGCGTATTGAAGCTGACCTTGAGGCGTTAAAAACATGGATTGTACAGCAGCCCCACCTTAATCCACGCACAGATGACCAATTTTTGATAGCTTTTCTTCGGGGGTGTAAGTACAGTCTGGAAAAGGCCAAGTCCAAGATAGACACGTTCTACATGCTTCGCACCAAATACCCCGAAATGTTTAATCCAACCGACGTCGACAATGGAAAACTCCGAGAAATTTTGCGTTTGGG ACCCATCGTCTATCTTCCCAAATTATACAATGGTGCACGCTTAGGTATTTTTAGACTTGGCCCTGTTCCAGCTGATAAATATGCTATACATGAAGTAATGCAAGTGGGCCAAGTTATGCAGGAAATAACTTTGCTGGAGGACGATTACGCAATCATAAACGGAATCATTCTTATAATGGATATGAAAGGTGCCACAGCAGGGCATCTGTTTCAGATGACCCCTGGACTAGCCAAAAAGATGACAACATATAATGAAGAGGCTTTACCTATCAGACCTAAGGCTCAACATTTTGTAAACACGATTCCTGGatttgaaacaatttttaatatgatCAAACCAATGATGTctaaaaagcagcaagaaagGCTTTTTATTCATGGAAAAATGGAATCATTGATAGAACAAATACCCTTGGAGTACCTACCAAAGGAGTATGGTGGCGAAAATGGATCTATTGAAGAAAGCGTTGCTGAATGGGAGAAAAAATTTGATTCATACAGAGAGTATATTAAGGCCAATGCAAACTATGGCACGGATGAATCTTTACGACCTGGAAAAGCAATCGATTTTGACAGTCTTTATGGTACCGAAGGTTCTTTTAGGAAATTGAACGTAGATTAA
- the LOC108598118 gene encoding uncharacterized protein LOC108598118, producing the protein MRCFKKCELKMIRRGVAAFSMYAAVYKLPVKNVYANLELHRRSNGYKPFLFNQSLDYCFYMRNPKAYAFINSIHDTFLNYSNMNHTCPYNHDIIINDMEYGKNSFNQIPLPNGEYILCLKLAVSKVWVAEIKLYFSRLD; encoded by the exons ATGCGTTGC TTCAAGAAATGCGAACTAAAAATGATACGCCGTGGTGTAGCTGCATTCAGCATGTACGCTGCAGTTTATAAACTACCagtgaaaaatgtttatgctaATTTGGAGCTTCATAGGAGATCCAATGGCTATaagccatttttatttaatcaaagtCTGGACTATTGCTTTTACATGCGCAATCCCAAAGCATATGCATTCATCAATTCCATACACGATACGTTTCTTAATTACTCCAATATGAATCACACCTGTCCGTATAAT CATGACATAATTATAAACGACATGGAATATGGCAAAAACTCTTTTAATCAAATACCACTGCCAAATGGCGAATACATATTGTGCCTAAAGCTTGCGGTGTCGAAAGTTTGGGTTGCCGAAATAAAACTTTACTTTAGTCGACTCGATTGA
- the LOC108598117 gene encoding uncharacterized protein LOC108598117: MTRRLYYITLIIVLSIQIFTIQCGGGFTVQKIVCRSFGSSFTYFKQCDIQQIAGRHVFKVYAVILYKDPIDDIMVSLSLYKLSKTYSLTLINETVDYCAFMKNRITSRVIGYVVNMLAKYASFNYSCPVQQKDIIVAGSYPIQGVLHQIPAPSGNYMFRLQITSLKKWKQDIKVYAFKQK, from the exons ATGACTAGACGCTTGTACTATATAACTTTAATAATAGTATTATCGatacaaatttttacaataCAATGTGGTGGTGGCTTTACCgtgcaaaaaattgtttgcaggTCGTTCGGCAGCTCTTTCACTTATTTTAAACAATGCGATATTCAGCAGATCGCAGGTCGCCACGTATTTAAGGTTTATGCCGTTATACTCTATAAAGACCCTATAGATGATATAATG GTTAGTCTCAGCCTATACAAGCTCTCCAAGACCTACAGCTTAACGCTTATAAACGAAACTGTTGACTATTGTGCCTTTATGAAAAATAGAATTACATCGAGGGTTATAGGTTACGTGGTAAATATGTTAGCTAAATATGCTAGTTTTAACTACTCGTGTCCCGTTCAG CAAAAAgatattattgttgctggaTCTTATCCGATACAAGGTGTTCTTCACCAAATACCAGCACCAAGTGGAAATTATATGTTTCGCCTCCAGATAACCTCGCTTAAGAAATGGAAACAAGATATAAAAGTGTACGCTTTTAAGCAGAAGTAA
- the LOC108598748 gene encoding 40S ribosomal protein S9, translating into MVNGRIPSVFSKTYVTPRRPYEKARLDQELKIIGEYGLRNKREVWRVKYALAKIRKAARELLTLDEKDEKRLFQGNALLRRLVRIGVLDESRMKLDYVLGLKIEDFLERRLQTQVFKLGLAKSIHHARVLIRQRHIRVRKQVVNIPSFVVRLDSQKHIDFSLKSPFGGGRPGRVKRKNMKKNQGGGAAAAEEEED; encoded by the exons ATGGTTAACGGCCGCATACCTTCGGTCTTCTCGAAGACCTATGTGACACCCCGTCGCCCATATGAAAAGGCTCGTCTCGACCAGGAGTTGAAAATCATTGGCGAGTATGGTCTCCGCAACAAGCGTGAGGTCTGGCGCGTCAAGTACGCTCTGGCCAAGATCCGTAAGGCTGCCCGTGAGCTGCTGACTTTGGATGAGAAGGACGAGAAGCGTCTATTCCAGG gTAACGCTCTGCTGCGTCGTCTGGTGCGCATTGGTGTCTTGGACGAGTCGCGCATGAAGCTCGATTACGTGCTGGGTCTGAAGATTGAGGACTTCTTGGAGCGTCGTCTGCAGACACAAGTGTTCAAGCTTGGATTGGCCAAGTCCATCCATCACGCACGTGTGCTGATCCGTCAGCGTCACATTCG TGTCCGCAAGCAGGTTGTCAACATCCCATCCTTTGTGGTGCGCCTTGACTCCCAGAAGCACATTGACTTCTCGCTGAAATCGCCCTTCGGTGGCGGCCGTCCTGGACGCGTTAAGAGGAAGAACATGAAGAAGAACCAGGgtggtggcgctgctgctgccgaagAGGAGGAGGACTAA
- the LOC108599014 gene encoding zinc finger protein 91: MEVQDICRVCLSSTVTLVDIFTKRQQLGNNSGAIPTLAHMITECANCKVELDDALPQQICLGCVLSAQNAFQFKRLCERSYQQLVTKHLEQLEQIKQEATDLECIEICSNDAETLKEEADKQTNVADILSDEELITPDETFVAELMECSEREGSPKELSSYSDESPTSFKSKNKPVIKKLGHVTKCPHCPKSFMKTAILKRHIRIHTGERPYHCSQCAESFARTDKLKLHLERIHGGEVAKSKGMKGPDPLEYKFKCKKCTATFKSQKWLSNHTKIHPEESNDKENKEKYKFNCKLCNKKFKAEFLFKLHEKWHSKTPSKPKTDEPKVRCPKCPESFKKDTQLKRHMELHDSSRRFECTQCHLRFIQPHHLTRHKLIHARRRS, from the exons atggAAGTACAAGATATTTGTCGAGTTTGCCTAAGCAGCACTGTTACCTTGGTAGACATATTTACCAAGCGCCAGCAGCTAGGTAATAATTCTGGAGCAATCCCGACCTTGGCGCATATGATAACTGAATGTGCCAATTGCAAAGTTGAGCTCGACGATGCTCTGCCCCAGCAAATATGCCTGGGCTGTGTGCTAAGTGCTCAAAACGCATTCCAATTCAAGCGACTTTGTGAGCGCAGCTATCAGCAGTTAGTAACAAAACATTTGGAGCAACTGGAACAAATTAAACAGGAAGCGACGGATCTAGAGTGTATTGAAATATGCTCTAACGATGCCGAGACTCTTAAAGAAGAAGCTGACAAGCAGACTAATGTTGCTGATATATTATCAGATGAGGAGCTAATCACACCAGATGAGACTTTTGTGGCCGAGTTGATGGAATGTAGCGAACGCGAGGGAAGTCCAAAAGAATTGAGCTCATACAGCGATGAATCACCTACCagctttaaatcaaaaaacaagCCTGTCATAAAGAAACTAGGACATGTAACAAAGTGTCCCCATTGTCCTAAAAGTTTTATGAAAACTGCCATTTTAAAGAGGCACATACGCATCCACACGGGCGAACGCCCCTATCATTGTAGTCAGTGCGCCGAGTCATTTGCAAGAACTGATAAACTAAAACTTCATCTTGAAAGAATTCACGGTGGCGAAGTTGCTAAGAGCAAGGGGATGAAAGGTCCAGATCCACTAGAgtacaaattcaaatgcaaaaaatgtaCAGCCACATTTAAGTCACAGAAATGGCTTTCTAATCATACAAAAATTCATCCTGAGGAGTCCAATGATAaggaaaataaagaaaaatacaaatttaattgtaagctttgcaacaaaaaattcaaagctgaGTTTCTTTTTAAACTTCATGAAAA ATGGCACTCAAAAACCCCAAGTAAACCAAAAACCGATGAGCCTAAGGTTCGTTGCCCCAAATGTCCAGAATCATTTAAAAAAGATACCCAGCTCAAGAGGCACATGGAACTGCACGACAGCAGTCGTCGATTCGAATGTACACAGTGCCACTTACGATTTATTCAACCACATCACCTAACTAGGCACAAGCTGATCCACGCCAGAAGACGCTCATAG
- the LOC108598490 gene encoding myophilin codes for MSANRAPKSGFAAEAQRKINSKYSEELAQESLEWIKAVTAEPINTSGETDNFYEVLKDGVILCKLANALQPGSIKKINESKMAFKCMENISAFLECAKNFGVPMPETFQSVDLWERQNLNSVVICLQSLGRKASKFNKPSIGPKEADKNVRDFSEEQLRAGQNVISLQYGSNKGANQSGISFGNTRHM; via the exons ATCAATTCCAAATACAGTGAGGAACTGGCACAGGAGTCGCTGGAATGGATTAAGGCTGTCACAGCTGAGCCCATCAACACATCCGGTGAGACGGACAACTTCTATGAAGTGCTTAAGGATGGTGTGATTCTGTGCAAATTGGCCAATGCCCTGCAGCCGGGTTCCATTAAAAAGATCAACGAAAGCAAAATGGCCTTTAAGTGCATGGAAAACATTTCCGCTTTCCTGGAGTGCGCCAAGAACTTTGGTGTGCCCATGCCGGAGACCTTCCAAAGCGTTGATCTCTGGGAGCGCCAGAATCTCAATTCTGTCGTTATCTGCCTGCAGTCGCTGGGCCGCAAG GCTTCCAAATTCAACAAGCCATCCATTGGGCCCAAGGAGGCTGACAAGAATGTGCGTGATTTCTCGGAGGAGCAGCTGCGCGCCGGCCAGAATGTCATCTCTCTGCAGTATGGCTCGAACAAGGGCGCAAATCAGTCGGGCATTAGCTTTGGCAACACCCGACACATGTAG